The following are encoded together in the Myxocyprinus asiaticus isolate MX2 ecotype Aquarium Trade chromosome 7, UBuf_Myxa_2, whole genome shotgun sequence genome:
- the gpr183b gene encoding G-protein coupled receptor 183-B: MKSLDLNQNFNASCTNLYDHRSVARVLIPLVYSIICPVGLLGNALALHVTLSNLTKLNSTTLYSANLAVSDILFCLSLPLRAVYYGLGFHWPLGEGLCKAIALLFYLNCYAGVNFMTCLAVDRFVALVLPRMEKMRKVKNVQFVCLAIWLLVLAQTLPLLGSQMTKKEPDNTITCMEYPNFESAIEGLPYMLIGAVVLGFGVPVGTIIACYSILTYKLHLMAKSNQLTKRSGRAKKARGVIAGVVFVFLVCFSPYHLDLLQYMIRKLLYKPDCTELQSFQISLHITVCLMNLNSCLDPFVYFFACKGYKQKVMRMMKWQVGTHFSSVGRTSPESSGTGDQHVTRRNNRITMNTIREGQ, encoded by the coding sequence ATGAAGAGTCTAGATCTCAACCAGAATTTCAACGCCTCCTGCACCAATCTCTATGACCATCGTTCAGTGGCCCGGGTTCTTATCCCTCTGGTCTATTCCATCATATGTCCAGTGGGTCTTTTAGGCAATGCCTTGGCTCTTCATGTGACCCTCTCCAACCTTACCAAGCTCAACTCAACCACGCTCTATTCTGCCAACCTAGCTGTCTCTGATATCCTTTTCTGCCTGTCTCTCCCTCTACGAGCCGTTTATTATGGCCTTGGCTTCCACTGGCCCCTGGGGGAAGGGCTATGTAAAGCCATAGCACTGCTCTTCTATTTGAACTGCTACGCTGGGGTTAACTTTATGACATGTCTGGCAGTTGATCGTTTTGTGGCACTGGTGTTACCCAGGATGGAGAAAATGAGAAAGGTGAAGAATGTGCAGTTTGTGTGCCTGGCCATATGGCTGCTGGTGTTGGCCCAGACGCTGCCTCTCCTGGGCAGCCAAATGACCAAAAAGGAACCTGACAATACCATCACCTGCATGGAATACCCCAATTTTGAGAGTGCAATTGAAGGACTACCCTACATGCTGATTGGGGCAGTAGTTTTAGGCTTTGGTGTCCCGGTGGGAACAATCATTGCTTGCTATTCTATATTGACCTATAAGCTACATCTAATGGCAAAGTCTAACCAGCTGACAAAGCGTTCTGGGAGGGCCAAAAAAGCAAGAGGAGTGATTGCAGGAgtggtttttgtgtttttggtgtgtTTCAGCCCGTATCATCTAGACCTACTGCAATACATGATTCGGAAACTTCTCTATAAACCAGACTGCACTGAGCTTCAGTCCTTCCAGATATCCCTGCATATTACAGTATGTCTTATGAACCTAAATTCATGCCTGGATCCATTTGTTTACTTCTTTGCTTGTAAAGGTTACAAGCAGAAAGTGATGAGGATGATGAAGTGGCAGGTTGGCACCCACTTCTCCAGTGTTGGAAGGACTTCGCCTGAAAGTTCAGGCACTGGAGATCAACATGTCACCCGCCGCAACAACAGGATAACAATGAACACTATTAGAGAAGGTCAGTGA